From one Gemmobacter sp. genomic stretch:
- a CDS encoding molybdopterin guanine dinucleotide synthesis — MRFDRIAMLDWSSARGPKRGKDSIWLGTAGAGASPPLNLPTRASAEAALRDLVRAPGRLMIGVDIGFAWPAGFAHGLTGQPRALAVWDWLASRIAEGPAGPNHRSVAAEANRAFAGGGPFWGDGTRAGTPGLSRTRPDLPPGMAWHRGIEMAARFGRVAPKSMFQLAGIGAVGAQALTCIPVLHRLCSALPPGDIAVWPFQPVDHARVVLTEVYFSLLAHRLAEALPQYPCLDAAQVDLLAQAVMRLSDQGALAAIMAPQAPADQVQDEGWILGAGHHALLQQALG, encoded by the coding sequence ATGAGGTTCGACCGTATCGCCATGCTCGACTGGTCGTCGGCGCGCGGGCCGAAGCGGGGCAAGGATTCGATCTGGCTGGGGACGGCGGGCGCGGGCGCCAGCCCGCCGCTGAACCTGCCGACGCGCGCCAGCGCCGAAGCCGCGCTGCGCGATCTGGTCCGGGCGCCGGGGCGGCTGATGATCGGGGTGGACATCGGCTTTGCCTGGCCCGCCGGGTTTGCCCATGGCCTGACCGGGCAGCCCCGCGCGCTGGCGGTCTGGGACTGGCTGGCATCGCGCATTGCCGAGGGGCCGGCCGGCCCCAACCATCGCAGCGTCGCGGCCGAGGCGAACCGCGCCTTTGCCGGCGGCGGGCCGTTCTGGGGCGATGGCACCCGGGCAGGCACGCCCGGCCTGTCGCGCACAAGGCCCGATCTGCCCCCCGGCATGGCCTGGCACCGCGGGATCGAAATGGCCGCCCGCTTTGGCCGCGTCGCGCCGAAATCCATGTTCCAGCTGGCCGGCATCGGTGCCGTCGGCGCGCAGGCGCTGACCTGCATTCCGGTGCTGCACCGCCTGTGCAGCGCCCTGCCCCCCGGCGACATCGCCGTCTGGCCGTTCCAGCCGGTGGACCACGCCCGCGTGGTGCTGACCGAGGTCTATTTCTCGCTCCTTGCGCATCGGCTGGCCGAAGCGTTGCCGCAGTATCCCTGCCTTGATGCCGCCCAGGTCGATCTGCTGGCGCAGGCGGTGATGCGGCTGTCGGATCAGGGCGCGCTGGCCGCGATCATGGCGCCACAGGCCCCGGCGGATCAGGTGCAGGACGAAGGCTGGATCCTGGGCGCCGGCCATCATGCCCTGTTGCAACAGGCGCTTGGCTAA